A genomic segment from Arcobacter acticola encodes:
- a CDS encoding CheR family methyltransferase: MSNSTQEIHEKVKKLLYSLTGITLADNKDIMISNRIDKLKRNCNYNGDVVDLLKSIEQGNHLTEFINSFTTNKTHFFREDFHFLDLKDRVLPMFANNGNKIQMYCSASSTGEEPYSMAMSVFEAKDQLNKNILASIIATDIDTSVLEYAANGIYRYSKSSKEFPSWIKPQKYFKRRVQKNLAGEEVLIKVNDELKRMITFQVMNLNDNTYPFSSHQFDVIFCRNVLIYFSSEDQNKILKKLFKHLKIGGTLYLGHSENPQDLVHYVKRVGQNIFVKEKDII, from the coding sequence ATGAGTAATTCGACACAAGAAATTCATGAAAAAGTAAAAAAACTTCTTTATTCTTTAACTGGCATTACTCTAGCTGATAATAAAGATATTATGATTTCAAATAGAATTGATAAATTAAAAAGAAATTGTAATTATAATGGTGATGTTGTTGATTTATTAAAATCTATTGAACAAGGTAATCATTTAACAGAGTTTATAAACTCTTTTACTACTAATAAAACCCATTTTTTTAGGGAAGATTTTCATTTTTTAGATTTAAAAGATAGAGTTCTTCCTATGTTTGCAAATAATGGAAATAAAATACAGATGTATTGTTCTGCATCATCAACGGGAGAAGAGCCTTACTCTATGGCAATGAGTGTTTTTGAAGCAAAAGATCAATTGAATAAAAATATATTAGCTTCAATTATTGCTACTGATATTGATACAAGCGTACTTGAATATGCTGCAAATGGAATTTATAGATATTCAAAATCATCAAAGGAATTTCCATCATGGATAAAACCTCAAAAATATTTCAAAAGAAGAGTTCAAAAAAATCTTGCGGGGGAAGAAGTTTTAATTAAAGTAAATGATGAACTAAAAAGAATGATTACTTTTCAAGTTATGAATTTAAATGATAATACATATCCTTTTTCCTCTCATCAATTTGATGTTATTTTTTGTAGAAATGTTTTGATATATTTTTCATCAGAAGATCAGAATAAAATTCTAAAAAAACTATTTAAACACTTAAAGATTGGTGGTACTTTATACTTAGGACATTCTGAAAATCCTCAAGATTTAGTTCACTATGTAAAAAGAGTAGGGCAAAATATCTTTGTTAAAGAAAAGGATATCATATGA
- a CDS encoding protein-glutamate methylesterase/protein-glutamine glutaminase yields the protein MYTVLVIDDSASMRRIIKDMINSIDEFEVVCVATDAFDAREKIKEYEPDLVTIDINMPKMDGVVFLRNLMRLHPMPAVIISGESVRGNDIFDDGAVGFIPKPSNGESMQSFQDRVKDTLLNLTFLLKRYTLKKPKGTKKVPTNTLNIEYKIHPDEVIPSNPSKLPGMKLIAIGSSTGGVESLLRVFKKLPSDLPPILITQHIPYGFSNSFAHRLNDYSQVTVCEATDGMILERGHGYLAPGNMHLTIEKIGNEYRTKLLDTKKVSQHKPSVDVLFRSVNNNIGSAAMAIMMTGMGDDGTIAMKELFDNGAYTIAQNEESCVVFGMPMKAIQAGAVKDIIHLDQIADYIIDFAKGKRK from the coding sequence ATGTATACAGTCTTAGTTATTGATGATTCAGCTTCTATGAGAAGAATTATTAAAGATATGATTAATTCTATTGATGAGTTTGAAGTTGTTTGTGTTGCTACAGATGCTTTTGATGCTAGAGAAAAAATTAAAGAATATGAACCAGATTTAGTTACTATTGATATAAATATGCCAAAAATGGATGGAGTTGTTTTTTTAAGAAACTTAATGAGACTTCACCCTATGCCTGCAGTTATTATTTCAGGAGAAAGTGTTAGAGGTAATGATATTTTTGATGATGGTGCTGTAGGATTTATCCCAAAACCATCTAATGGTGAATCTATGCAGTCTTTTCAAGATAGAGTTAAAGATACACTATTAAACTTAACATTCTTATTAAAAAGATATACTTTAAAAAAACCAAAAGGAACTAAAAAAGTTCCTACAAATACTTTAAATATTGAATATAAAATTCATCCCGATGAAGTAATACCTTCAAACCCTTCAAAATTACCCGGAATGAAACTTATTGCAATTGGTTCATCAACAGGTGGAGTTGAATCTTTACTTAGGGTTTTTAAAAAATTACCATCTGATTTACCTCCTATTTTAATAACACAACATATTCCTTATGGATTTTCAAACTCTTTTGCTCATAGATTAAATGATTATTCACAAGTTACTGTTTGTGAAGCAACAGATGGAATGATTTTGGAAAGAGGGCATGGATATCTAGCCCCTGGGAATATGCATCTTACTATTGAAAAAATCGGAAATGAATATAGAACAAAACTTTTAGATACAAAAAAAGTAAGTCAGCATAAACCAAGTGTTGATGTTTTATTTAGATCTGTTAATAATAACATTGGTTCTGCAGCAATGGCAATTATGATGACAGGTATGGGAGATGATGGAACAATTGCTATGAAAGAACTTTTTGACAATGGTGCATATACAATTGCTCAAAATGAAGAAAGTTGTGTTGTTTTTGGAATGCCTATGAAAGCTATTCAAGCAGGTGCAGTGAAAGATATAATTCATTTAGATCAAATAGCTGATTATATTATAGATTTTGCAAAAGGAAAAAGAAAATAG
- a CDS encoding chemotaxis protein CheD, with amino-acid sequence MIIIGHKDGSIEKASAIRFTQKTKGYSTHTIIGGEFAVGNDIEEIAFKTLLGSCVAIMFYDKVAKIKGMNHFLLPKTNNTNDDMKYGLYSVEAMLNEMYKLGCKKTNMVAKISGGADIMQINLSSQSIGFRNVEFAKDFCKSEGFKLLSEHTRGEHGRLILLANDFDTFIKVTQKSETDSKIYSEEKSLQQEITKAPVLKEYVGGVELFGFDKKEAEPQMEIELF; translated from the coding sequence ATGATTATTATTGGTCATAAAGATGGAAGTATCGAAAAAGCCTCAGCTATTAGATTTACTCAAAAAACAAAAGGTTATTCAACTCACACAATAATTGGTGGAGAATTTGCAGTTGGAAATGATATAGAAGAAATTGCATTTAAAACCTTATTAGGTTCTTGTGTTGCTATTATGTTCTATGATAAAGTAGCCAAAATAAAAGGTATGAATCACTTTTTATTACCAAAGACAAATAATACAAATGATGATATGAAATATGGTCTTTATTCTGTTGAAGCTATGTTAAATGAAATGTATAAATTAGGTTGTAAAAAAACTAATATGGTTGCTAAAATATCAGGTGGTGCTGATATTATGCAAATAAATTTATCTTCTCAATCTATTGGATTTAGAAATGTTGAATTTGCAAAGGATTTTTGTAAATCAGAAGGATTTAAACTTCTAAGTGAACACACACGTGGAGAGCATGGTCGTCTTATTCTTTTAGCAAATGATTTTGATACTTTTATAAAAGTTACTCAAAAATCAGAAACTGATAGTAAAATTTACTCAGAGGAAAAATCATTACAACAAGAGATTACAAAAGCACCTGTTCTTAAAGAATATGTTGGAGGAGTTGAATTATTTGGTTTTGATAAAAAAGAAGCAGAACCTCAAATGGAAATAGAACTTTTCTAA
- a CDS encoding M3 family metallopeptidase, with product MFKEFNLENLENSKELVENLLNENREEINELLKIENKTYKNFVLPFQEIGEKTSEFLTPIFHIDSVKNSEITTKVYEECMPVVSKYDTDISQNENIYLALKDIQSKEKSSLTDIQNKVLENEIRDFKLSGCHLDNNKKKRLEEISLRLSELSHKFSLNLLNATNEFEMIIDNFEDVKEIPASDLELAKFEEDGITKYKFTLQAPSYSAYITYGTSREKREELYKGYCTRAPQNGKIIEELLALKNEKSKILGFNSYAQYSLATKMASKEEDVITFLEELGEKAKVRAKEELNEIKELAIKDGIIDFRSSDMSYYSEKLKKAQYDLDEEYYRPYFEQESVLNGFFDFLHQMFNIKFTKVDVPSWDEKVRVYDLSENDKTMARIYIDLEARKDKRGGAWMNNWHSHYKTSDGEIKLPTAYIVGNFPQSTKDTASLLRHSDVVTLFHEMGHALHHLLSKVEEPFVSGISGVAWDTVEFPSQFLEYFSYDKDVLKLFAKHYKTKEVLDDVAIEKIIKAKNFQSSLFTVRQVEFALFDFKLYQKLYKTEDEVQNLLDGIREEFSAMIPPSYNKFQNGFSHIFSGGYAAGYYSYKWAEVLSADAFYMFIDSGNIFNKELGIKYRDTILSQGGSYDMDKLFFDFAQREPSVDSLLKIDGIIS from the coding sequence ATGTTTAAAGAATTTAATTTAGAAAATTTAGAAAATTCAAAGGAATTAGTTGAAAATTTATTAAATGAAAATAGAGAAGAAATTAATGAATTATTAAAAATAGAAAATAAAACTTATAAAAATTTTGTTTTACCATTTCAAGAAATAGGGGAGAAAACTAGTGAATTTTTAACTCCAATCTTCCATATTGACTCTGTAAAGAATTCAGAAATAACAACAAAAGTATATGAAGAGTGTATGCCCGTTGTATCAAAATACGATACAGATATTTCTCAAAATGAGAATATTTATCTAGCTTTAAAAGATATACAGTCTAAAGAAAAAAGTAGTTTAACTGATATACAAAATAAAGTATTAGAAAATGAAATAAGAGACTTTAAATTATCAGGTTGCCACCTAGATAATAACAAAAAGAAAAGATTAGAAGAGATAAGTTTAAGACTTAGTGAACTATCTCATAAGTTTTCTCTAAATCTTTTAAATGCAACAAATGAATTTGAAATGATAATTGATAACTTTGAAGATGTAAAAGAAATTCCTGCTTCTGATTTAGAATTAGCAAAATTTGAAGAAGATGGAATTACTAAATATAAATTTACACTTCAAGCGCCCTCTTATTCTGCATATATAACGTATGGAACTTCAAGAGAAAAAAGAGAAGAGCTTTATAAGGGATATTGCACAAGAGCTCCTCAAAATGGAAAAATAATAGAAGAGCTTTTAGCTTTAAAAAATGAAAAATCTAAAATCTTAGGTTTTAATTCTTATGCACAATATTCACTTGCTACAAAAATGGCTTCTAAAGAAGAAGATGTTATTACATTTTTAGAAGAACTAGGTGAAAAAGCAAAAGTTAGAGCAAAAGAAGAATTAAATGAAATAAAAGAATTAGCTATAAAAGATGGAATAATTGATTTTAGATCAAGTGATATGTCTTATTATTCTGAAAAATTAAAAAAAGCTCAATATGATTTAGATGAAGAGTATTATAGACCTTATTTTGAACAAGAATCAGTTCTTAATGGATTCTTTGATTTCTTGCATCAAATGTTTAATATTAAATTTACAAAAGTAGATGTTCCTTCTTGGGATGAAAAAGTTAGAGTTTATGATTTAAGTGAAAATGATAAAACAATGGCTAGAATTTATATTGATTTAGAGGCTAGAAAAGATAAACGTGGTGGTGCTTGGATGAATAACTGGCATTCTCACTATAAAACTTCTGATGGAGAAATAAAACTTCCAACAGCATATATAGTAGGAAATTTTCCTCAATCTACAAAAGATACTGCTTCATTATTAAGACATTCTGATGTTGTTACACTATTTCATGAAATGGGACATGCATTACATCATTTATTAAGTAAGGTAGAAGAACCATTTGTAAGTGGAATTTCTGGAGTTGCTTGGGATACAGTTGAGTTTCCATCACAATTTTTAGAATACTTCTCTTATGATAAAGATGTTTTAAAATTATTTGCAAAACATTATAAAACAAAAGAAGTTCTAGATGATGTTGCAATAGAAAAAATTATAAAAGCAAAAAATTTCCAATCTTCATTATTTACAGTTAGACAAGTAGAATTTGCATTGTTTGATTTTAAGCTATATCAAAAGTTATACAAAACAGAAGATGAAGTACAAAATTTACTTGATGGAATTAGAGAAGAGTTCTCAGCTATGATTCCACCTTCATATAATAAGTTTCAAAATGGATTCTCTCATATCTTCTCAGGTGGATATGCAGCTGGATATTACTCGTATAAATGGGCTGAAGTACTAAGTGCAGATGCTTTTTATATGTTTATTGATTCAGGAAATATCTTCAATAAAGAACTAGGAATAAAATATAGAGATACTATTTTAAGCCAAGGTGGTTCATATGATATGGACAAATTATTTTTCGATTTTGCACAAAGAGAGCCAAGTGTTGATTCTTTATTAAAAATTGATGGAATTATTAGCTAA
- a CDS encoding tyrosine-type recombinase/integrase, giving the protein MRYDLDFTNSFDRTLLFWIERFIRYKLTTLSNRQVTDKERLAFIIQSLVKGTKSIDELSIIVKDARNIGLSGINTYFNPLLKLYNFIANLGLASMKEIDEELLSDFLASETSSLSDASKKNHRIALLALFSYIDKQNQNEDGSSYLYKIELKNWGGLSGKSGTKLPSYMNKSEIDRFLSEIDDFEFTENIAYRNRLILKIIIYTGIRVSEILNLKLKDMFKEDNVYVLQIKGKGNKPRIVMIKSSIIEDELKNWLNIRVCNSDLLVCNKSGNRLTQAYVSRIVENILISAGIRKEKNGAHMLRHSFATLLYQKHHDLILVQEALGHADINTSRIYTHFDKERLKATIDLMS; this is encoded by the coding sequence ATGAGATATGACTTAGATTTTACAAATAGTTTTGATAGAACTCTTTTATTTTGGATTGAAAGATTTATAAGGTACAAATTAACAACCTTATCAAATAGACAAGTAACTGACAAAGAACGTTTAGCTTTTATTATTCAATCATTAGTAAAAGGTACAAAAAGTATAGATGAATTGTCTATTATTGTAAAAGATGCTAGAAATATAGGTTTAAGTGGAATAAATACATATTTTAACCCTCTTTTAAAGCTATACAATTTCATAGCTAATCTAGGACTTGCTTCAATGAAAGAAATTGATGAAGAATTACTAAGTGATTTTTTAGCATCAGAAACTAGTTCATTATCAGATGCTTCAAAAAAAAATCATAGAATTGCCCTACTTGCTTTGTTCTCATATATAGATAAACAAAACCAAAATGAAGATGGTAGTTCATATTTATATAAAATAGAGTTAAAAAACTGGGGTGGATTAAGCGGAAAAAGTGGTACTAAACTACCCTCTTACATGAATAAAAGTGAAATAGATAGATTTTTAAGTGAGATTGATGATTTTGAGTTTACTGAAAATATAGCTTATCGAAATAGGCTTATTTTAAAAATCATTATTTATACAGGTATTAGGGTTAGTGAAATTCTTAATTTAAAACTAAAAGACATGTTTAAAGAAGATAATGTCTATGTTTTACAAATAAAAGGAAAAGGAAATAAACCAAGAATTGTAATGATTAAATCTTCAATAATAGAAGATGAATTAAAAAATTGGCTTAATATTAGAGTTTGTAACAGTGATTTATTAGTTTGTAACAAATCAGGAAATAGATTAACACAGGCATATGTTAGTAGAATTGTTGAAAATATACTAATAAGTGCAGGAATAAGGAAAGAAAAAAATGGTGCTCATATGTTAAGACATAGTTTTGCAACCCTACTTTACCAAAAACATCATGATTTGATATTAGTTCAAGAAGCTTTAGGTCATGCTGATATTAATACTTCAAGAATTTATACACACTTTGACAAGGAAAGATTAAAAGCAACAATTGATTTGATGAGTTGA
- a CDS encoding aspartate kinase, whose amino-acid sequence MLKVLKFGGTSVGTLDRIQNVANIIKKIKDEGHDVIAVVSAMSGETNKLIEYAEYYSKTPKLDEIDMLLSSGERVTSALLSIALNEMGLKAMSMSGRQAGITTDSAHTKARIESIDTTEMKKAINDGNIIIVAGFQGVVQDTLRVSTLGRGGSDLTAVAIAGAIEADVCEIYTDVDGIYTTDPRIEPKAKKLEKISYDEMLELASLGAKVLQNRSVEMAKKLNVNLVSRSSFTPEVEGTLITKEENIMEKPVVSGIALDKNQVRVGMYGVTDKPGIAAAIFTSLADENINVDMIVQTVGVDGKTDLDFTIPTTDLLICKNVMEKFKKDTENIDYNEAICKVSIVGVGMKSHTGVASKAFTAMANENINIRIISTSEIKISMIVDLKYAELAVRALHDAYDLDK is encoded by the coding sequence ATGTTAAAAGTACTTAAGTTTGGTGGAACAAGTGTTGGTACACTTGATAGAATTCAAAATGTTGCAAATATCATTAAAAAAATTAAAGACGAAGGTCATGATGTAATTGCTGTTGTTTCTGCGATGAGTGGTGAAACTAATAAGTTGATTGAATATGCTGAGTATTATTCAAAAACTCCAAAGTTAGATGAAATTGATATGTTATTAAGCTCAGGGGAGAGAGTAACTTCTGCGCTTTTATCAATTGCATTAAATGAAATGGGTTTAAAAGCTATGTCTATGAGTGGTAGACAAGCAGGAATTACCACTGATAGTGCACATACAAAAGCTAGAATTGAATCAATTGATACAACAGAAATGAAAAAAGCAATTAACGACGGTAACATTATAATTGTTGCTGGTTTTCAAGGTGTTGTTCAAGATACACTAAGAGTTTCAACTCTTGGTCGTGGTGGGAGTGATTTAACAGCTGTAGCAATTGCAGGAGCTATTGAAGCTGATGTTTGTGAAATATATACTGATGTTGATGGTATTTATACAACCGACCCTAGAATTGAACCAAAAGCAAAAAAACTAGAAAAAATATCTTATGATGAAATGTTAGAATTAGCATCATTGGGTGCAAAAGTATTACAAAATAGATCAGTTGAAATGGCAAAAAAATTAAATGTAAATTTAGTATCAAGAAGCAGCTTTACGCCAGAAGTTGAAGGTACATTAATAACAAAGGAAGAAAATATTATGGAAAAACCAGTTGTAAGTGGAATCGCTTTAGATAAAAATCAAGTAAGAGTTGGTATGTATGGAGTTACTGATAAACCAGGAATTGCAGCAGCTATTTTTACTTCACTTGCAGATGAAAACATAAATGTTGATATGATAGTTCAAACAGTTGGTGTTGATGGTAAAACTGATTTAGATTTTACTATTCCTACAACTGATTTATTAATTTGTAAAAACGTTATGGAGAAATTTAAAAAAGATACTGAAAATATTGATTACAATGAAGCAATTTGTAAAGTATCAATTGTAGGTGTTGGTATGAAATCTCACACAGGTGTTGCTTCAAAAGCATTTACTGCAATGGCAAATGAAAATATTAATATCAGAATTATTTCAACAAGTGAAATTAAAATTTCTATGATTGTTGATTTAAAATACGCAGAATTAGCAGTTCGAGCTTTACACGACGCTTACGATTTGGATAAATAA
- the hemW gene encoding radical SAM family heme chaperone HemW, producing the protein MLLYIHIPFCDSKCFYCAFNSYTDRFHLKHEYMNALKIQLRNDIENYIIKDNKKIETVFIGGGTPSTIKAFEYEEIFEIIKPHLEKDAEITTEANPNSASYEWLESMNKLGVNRVSFGVQSFDTAKLKFLGRAHSSNSAITAIQNANEIGFKGINCDIIYGVQNDTLESMKKDFDMAFSLPITHLSAYSLTIEEGTKFFDRSSVKIDDEELSYEIFDYINNKGFHQYEISNFAKNKVSESKHNYGYWQHKEYLGVGAGAVGYVKNQRYYPSKGIEEYIKNPLINEREDISLDDIKTEKILLGFRSLNGVEKSLFDEKEMKKVDDLIEGDKLYMENERIFNKNFLLSDEIALYILD; encoded by the coding sequence TTGCTTTTATATATACATATTCCCTTTTGTGACAGTAAATGTTTTTACTGCGCATTTAATTCATATACAGATAGATTTCACTTAAAACATGAATATATGAATGCATTAAAAATACAACTAAGAAATGACATAGAAAATTATATTATTAAAGATAATAAAAAGATTGAAACTGTTTTTATAGGTGGGGGAACTCCTTCAACTATTAAGGCTTTTGAATATGAAGAAATTTTTGAAATAATAAAACCGCATTTAGAAAAAGATGCAGAAATAACAACCGAAGCAAATCCTAATTCAGCCTCATATGAATGGCTTGAAAGTATGAATAAATTAGGAGTTAATCGTGTTAGTTTTGGTGTGCAAAGTTTTGATACAGCAAAGCTTAAATTCCTAGGTCGAGCGCATAGTAGTAATAGTGCTATTACTGCTATACAAAATGCTAATGAAATAGGATTTAAAGGGATTAATTGCGATATTATATATGGAGTACAAAATGATACTTTAGAGAGTATGAAAAAAGATTTTGACATGGCTTTTTCTCTTCCTATTACTCATCTTAGTGCTTACTCTTTAACTATAGAAGAAGGTACAAAATTCTTTGATAGATCTAGCGTGAAAATTGATGATGAAGAGTTATCATATGAAATATTTGACTATATAAATAACAAAGGTTTTCATCAATATGAGATTTCAAATTTTGCAAAAAACAAAGTTTCTGAGTCAAAACATAACTATGGATATTGGCAACATAAAGAGTATTTAGGAGTAGGCGCAGGTGCTGTTGGATATGTTAAAAATCAAAGATATTACCCATCTAAAGGTATTGAAGAATATATAAAAAATCCTTTAATAAATGAGAGAGAAGATATAAGTTTAGATGATATTAAAACAGAAAAAATACTACTTGGTTTTAGGTCTTTAAATGGTGTAGAAAAATCACTTTTTGATGAAAAAGAGATGAAAAAAGTAGATGATTTAATAGAAGGTGATAAACTTTACATGGAAAATGAAAGAATTTTCAATAAAAATTTTCTATTATCAGATGAAATTGCATTATATATTTTAGATTAA
- a CDS encoding RNA pyrophosphohydrolase encodes MTDKTKITINNETKKFRPNVAAIVLSAKYPHTCEIFIASRTDVENAWQFPQGGIDEGETAKEALFRELEEEIGTKEIEIIAEYPRWVSYEFPPAIAKRMYPYDGQRQKYYLVKLKKGARVNINTELPEFSEYKFVPTKNIYDYITFFKRTVYKQVLQYFKTEGYI; translated from the coding sequence ATGACTGATAAAACTAAAATAACAATTAATAACGAGACGAAAAAATTTAGACCTAATGTAGCAGCAATTGTATTATCAGCAAAATATCCTCATACATGTGAAATATTTATTGCATCAAGAACTGATGTAGAAAATGCTTGGCAATTTCCACAAGGTGGAATTGACGAGGGTGAAACTGCGAAGGAAGCACTTTTTAGAGAACTAGAAGAAGAAATCGGTACAAAGGAAATAGAAATTATTGCTGAATACCCAAGATGGGTTTCATATGAATTTCCTCCTGCCATTGCAAAAAGGATGTATCCTTACGATGGTCAAAGACAAAAATACTATTTAGTAAAATTGAAAAAAGGCGCTAGAGTGAATATAAACACAGAGCTTCCTGAATTTAGCGAATATAAGTTTGTGCCTACTAAAAATATTTATGATTATATAACTTTCTTCAAAAGAACTGTTTACAAACAAGTTTTACAATATTTTAAAACTGAAGGTTATATTTAA
- a CDS encoding sirohydrochlorin chelatase — MEALIVVAHGSKVESSNNEIKRIVDKIKENLKDEQLDVFYAFLELAEPSIFVSINKAITHGCKVIKVFPYFLAAGKHVKEDIPAEIKKFKKRYPEIEFILLPHIGECKGIENLILSNI, encoded by the coding sequence ATGGAAGCTTTAATTGTTGTGGCTCATGGAAGTAAAGTAGAAAGTTCTAATAATGAAATTAAAAGAATTGTTGACAAAATAAAAGAAAATTTAAAAGATGAACAATTAGATGTTTTTTATGCATTTTTAGAACTAGCAGAACCATCAATTTTTGTTTCTATAAATAAAGCTATTACACATGGATGTAAGGTTATAAAAGTATTTCCATATTTTCTAGCAGCAGGAAAACATGTAAAAGAAGATATTCCAGCAGAAATAAAAAAATTTAAAAAAAGATATCCTGAAATAGAATTTATATTATTACCACATATTGGTGAGTGTAAAGGTATAGAAAATTTAATATTATCTAATATTTAA
- the prmC gene encoding peptide chain release factor N(5)-glutamine methyltransferase has translation MTIKDTIRKYTNELKQVTHIPAKEVEILMLHLLGKNTIWLHLNYNEEFTKEKELEVLVKKRATNYPIEYIINKASFYGEMFIVKPGVLIPRPETEILVENALEILKDKKETIKMLEIGTGSGIISVMLAMLIENIKIIAVDINEKAIELAKENAIKHGVENKIEFRLSNLYENVNEDDIFMTISNPPYIANDYKLPTNVKYEPSNALFGGNIGDELLKDIIKDTNSKKIPYLLCEMGYDQKAPLENYFKEFNIDTYNFYKDYEKFDRGFTLKFKV, from the coding sequence ATGACTATAAAAGACACTATAAGAAAATATACAAATGAACTAAAACAAGTAACTCATATTCCAGCAAAAGAGGTTGAAATATTGATGTTACACCTTTTAGGAAAAAATACAATATGGCTTCATTTAAACTATAACGAAGAGTTTACAAAAGAAAAAGAGCTAGAAGTATTAGTTAAAAAAAGAGCTACAAATTATCCAATAGAATACATTATAAATAAGGCTTCATTTTATGGAGAGATGTTTATAGTAAAACCAGGGGTTTTAATACCAAGACCAGAAACTGAAATATTAGTAGAAAATGCCCTTGAAATTCTAAAAGATAAAAAAGAAACTATAAAAATGTTAGAAATAGGGACAGGAAGTGGAATAATATCTGTAATGCTTGCAATGTTAATTGAAAATATAAAAATCATTGCAGTAGATATTAATGAAAAAGCAATAGAACTAGCAAAAGAAAATGCCATAAAACATGGTGTTGAAAATAAAATAGAGTTTAGATTAAGTAATTTATATGAAAATGTAAATGAAGATGATATTTTTATGACTATCTCAAATCCTCCATATATTGCAAATGATTATAAACTTCCAACAAATGTAAAATACGAACCCTCAAATGCTTTATTTGGTGGAAATATTGGAGATGAGTTATTAAAAGATATTATAAAAGATACAAATAGTAAAAAAATCCCTTATTTACTTTGTGAAATGGGTTATGATCAAAAAGCACCTTTAGAAAACTATTTTAAAGAATTTAATATTGACACATATAATTTTTACAAAGATTATGAAAAATTTGATAGGGGCTTTACTCTAAAGTTTAAAGTTTAA